In the genome of Ptychodera flava strain L36383 chromosome 13, AS_Pfla_20210202, whole genome shotgun sequence, one region contains:
- the LOC139148105 gene encoding cholesterol 24-hydroxylase-like isoform X3: MAFNLFTLGYLIASIWVVILLPLVITGLLYLLYIAYIRLKFAHMPGPKYSSFLLGNLTEIKRGISDGKIFQTIVYEWSQKYGRVFTFAVLHETYVMISDVVAVKHLLVTVNCPKGARPYDTLGTIYGQRFMGHGLVSERCHEKWAKRRAIINPAFHRRFLRLSMDQFNASVDMLIGKLKQKADGKSTVSMLEEFYRLGLEIIGKVAFGTDFNVILEVENHFVEANQVILSALLRRMRSPLEDYNPWSRGHREEVRAAVKFLRKTGRDVVEKRLAARLNGEEMKEDDVLGYILKASDYLKNPEFQMEDVVDDFVTFFLAGQETTANTAAFMLMELVRNPDILERVREEIKDVLCGRMEVKFEDLAKFSYMSQVVKETLRMYPTAPVVPRFLEKEETVAGFRIPANSSITIDLFSMARHEGYFEDADTFNPDRFNGDEAIIPNTSIPFSMGPRNCIGQNFAQIEIKVIFAKLLPLFDFSWIPGQSYDIGESGTLKPKEGCQNYITLR, encoded by the exons ATGgcgtttaacctgttcaccctcgGTTACCTTATCGCTAGTATCTGGGTCGTTATTCTGTTACCATTGGTTATTACTGGATTATTATATCTTCTTTACATTGCCTACATCCGTCTGAAGTTTGCACATATGCCTGGACCAAAGTACAGCAG TTTCCTTCTCGGTAACTTGACAGAGATTAAAAGAGGAATTTCTGATGGAAAGATCTTCCAAACGATAGTATATGAATG GTCACAGAAATATGGCCGAGTGTTTACGTTTGCCGTTTTACATGAAACGTATGTCATGATATCAGATGTTGTCGCTGTGAAG CATCTATTGGTTACGGTGAACTGTCCGAAAGGCGCTAGACCTTATGACACGCTTGGCACCATATATGGTCAACGATTTATGGGTCACGGTTTGGTATCGGAACGTTGTCACGAAAAATGGGCTAAACGCAGGGCCATCATCAATCCAGCCTTCCATCGGAG ATTTCTACGGCTCTCAATGGATCAGTTCAACGCAAGCGTCGACATGTTGATTGGTAAACTTAAGCAGAAGGCTGATGGCAAAAGTACAGTGTCCATGTTGGAAGAATTCTATAGACTTGGCCTCGAAATCATCGGAAAG GTGGCTTTTGGGACTGATTTCAACGTCATATTAGAGGTGGAAAATCACTTTGTGGAAGCAAACCAAGTAATCCTATCTGCCCTTTTAAGGCGCATGCGCTCTCCACTTGAAGAT TACAATCCATGGAGCAGAGGACACCGAGAGGAAGTGCGTGCAGCTGTAAAATTCCTTCGTAAGACAGGACGAGATGTGGTTGAAAAGAGACTGGCCGCAAGATTGAACGGAGAAGAAATGAAGGAAGATGATGTGCTGGGTTATATTCTCAAAGCATCAG ATTACTTGAAAAATCCGGAGTTTCAGATGGAGGATGTTGTAGATGACTTCGTCACATTTTTCCTCGCAG GTCAAGAGACAACTGCTAATACAGCTGCTTTCATGCTGATGGAACTTGTCAGAAACCCGGATATCCTGGAAAG aGTAAGGGAGGAAATAAAGGATGTTCTATGTGGAAGAATGGAAGTTAAATTCGAGGATTTGGCGAAATTTTCATATATGTCTCAG GTCGTGAAGGAGACTCTGCGAATGTACCCTACTGCACCTGTAGTTCCACGCTTTCTAGAAAAGGAGGAAACCGTGGCTGGATTCAGAATACCTGCTAATTCTAGCATAACG ATCGATCTGTTCAGCATGGCACGACACGAAGGGTACTTTGAAGACGCTGACACCTTCAATCCTGACCGCTTCAATGGCGACGAAGCAAT CATACCAAATACGAGCATTCCATTTTCAATGGGACCAAGGAATTGCATAGGTCAAAATTTCGCACAG ATCGAAATAAAAGTAATCTTCGCAAAGCTGTTGCCACTGTTTGATTTCAGTTGGATTCCTGGTCAGTCTTATGACATCGGTGAATCTGGAACTCTTAAACCCAAAGAGGGCTGTCAAAACTACATCACTCTGCGTTGA